A stretch of the Orcinus orca chromosome 1, mOrcOrc1.1, whole genome shotgun sequence genome encodes the following:
- the PNRC2 gene encoding proline-rich nuclear receptor coactivator 2: protein MGGGERYNIPAPQSRNVSKNQQQLSRQKTKDQNSQMKIVHKKKERGHTYNSSAAAWQAMQSGGKNKNFPNNQNWNSSLSSPTLLFKSQTNQNYAGAKFSEPPSPSVLPKPPSHWVPVSFNPSDKEIMTFQLKTLLKVQV, encoded by the coding sequence atgggtGGTGGAGAGAGGTATAACATTCCAGCCCCTCAGTCTAGAAATGTTAGTAAGAACCAACAACAGCTTAGTAGACAGAAGACCAAGGATCAGAATTCCCAGATGAAGATTGTtcataagaaaaaggaaagaggacaTACTTATAATTCATCAGCAGCTGCATGGCAGGCCATGCAAAGTGGGGGGAAGaacaaaaattttccaaataatcAAAACTGGAACTCTAGCTTATCAAGTCCCACCTTACTTTTTAAGTCTCAAACTAATCAGAACTATGCTGGAGCCAAATTTAGTGAGCCGCCATCACCAAGTGTTCTTCCTAAACCACCAAGCCACTGGGTTCCTGTTTCCTTTAATCCTTCTGAtaaagaaataatgacatttcAACTTAAAACGTTACTTAAAGTACAGGtgtaa